Proteins encoded in a region of the Ranitomeya imitator isolate aRanImi1 chromosome 9, aRanImi1.pri, whole genome shotgun sequence genome:
- the NAP1L4 gene encoding nucleosome assembly protein 1-like 4 isoform X1: MEGNKNAGDKETLADQIMQNPQVLAALQERLDSVSQTPSSYIETLPKAVKRRINALKQLQEKCAHIEAKFYEEVHELERKYAALYCPLFEKRRLVVSGAEEPTDAESEWHSGGEDDDKDKLSEDVKKKMTISDAPNTGDPKGIPDFWLTIFRNVDMINISLQEYDEPILKHLQDVKVKFSESGQPMSFTLEFHFEPNEYFANHVLTKTYKMKSEPDSTDPFSFEGPEIVDCDGCTIDWKKGKNVTVKTIKKKQKHKGRGTVRTITKQVPNESFFNFFTPIKGPVEGELDEEMENSLAADFELGHFFRERIVPRAVLYFTGEAIEDEDSFEEAEEGEEEEMEGEEECEEDDEEPNADKPKEAVQPAECKQQ, from the exons AAACACTGGCAGACCAGATAATGCAGAATCCTCAGGTTCTCGCTGCCCTTCAGGAAAGGCTCGACAGCGTCTCTCAGACACCTTCAAGCTATATTGAAAC TTTGCCCAAAGCAGTGAAGAGAAGAATCAATGCGCTAAAGCAACTTCAGGAGAAATGTGCACACATAGAAGCGAAATTCTATGAAGAGGTGCATGAGCTGGAAAGAAAGTACGCAGCCCTGTACTGTCCCCTGTTTGAGAAG AGGAGACTCGTTGTTTCAGGAGCAGAAGAGCCAACAGATGCAGAATCTGAATGGCACAGCGGCGGTGAGGATGACGACAAAGACAAGCTATCA GAAGATGTAAAGAAGAAAATGACAATATCAGACGCACCAAATACAGGAGACCCTAAAGGGATCCCAGACTTCTGGCTCACAATATTTAGGAATGTAGACATGATTAATATATCTTTGCAG GAATACGATGAGCCAATATTAAAGCACTTGCAGGATGTAAAAGTGAAGTTCTCTGAGTCAGGGCAGCCGATG TCCTTCACATTAGAGTTCCACTTTGAACCAAATGAGTATTTTGCTAACCATGTATTGACGAAAACCTACAAGATGAAGTCTGAGCCGGACTCTACCGATCCCTTTTCATTTGAAGGCCCTGAAATTGTTGATTGTGATGG ATGTACTATCGACTGGAAAAAAGGCAAGAATGTTAcagttaaaacaataaaaaagaagcAGAAGCACAAGGGACGTGGCACCGTACGAACTATAACAAAGCAAGTTCCCAATGAGTCTTTCTTCAACTTCTTCACTCCAATCAAAG GACCTGTAGAAGGAGAATTG GATGAAGAGATGGAGAATTCTTTAGCTGCTGACTTTGAGCTCGGACACTTTTTCCGGGAAAGAATAGTTCCTCGAGCTGTTCTGTATTTCACTGGAGAAGCCATTGAGGATGAGGACAGT tTTGAAGAAGCGGAGGAAGGAGAAGAGGAG gaaATGGAAGGGGAAGAAGAATGTGAGGAAGATGATGAAGAGCCAAATGCTGACAAA CCGAAAGAAGCCGTCCAGCCTGCTGAGTGCAAACAGCAGTGA
- the NAP1L4 gene encoding nucleosome assembly protein 1-like 4 isoform X2, translating to MEGNKNAGDKETLADQIMQNPQVLAALQERLDSVSQTPSSYIETLPKAVKRRINALKQLQEKCAHIEAKFYEEVHELERKYAALYCPLFEKRRLVVSGAEEPTDAESEWHSGGEDDDKDKLSEDVKKKMTISDAPNTGDPKGIPDFWLTIFRNVDMINISLQEYDEPILKHLQDVKVKFSESGQPMSFTLEFHFEPNEYFANHVLTKTYKMKSEPDSTDPFSFEGPEIVDCDGCTIDWKKGKNVTVKTIKKKQKHKGRGTVRTITKQVPNESFFNFFTPIKGPVEGELDEEMENSLAADFELGHFFRERIVPRAVLYFTGEAIEDEDSFEEAEEGEEEEMEGEEECEEDDEEPNADKV from the exons AAACACTGGCAGACCAGATAATGCAGAATCCTCAGGTTCTCGCTGCCCTTCAGGAAAGGCTCGACAGCGTCTCTCAGACACCTTCAAGCTATATTGAAAC TTTGCCCAAAGCAGTGAAGAGAAGAATCAATGCGCTAAAGCAACTTCAGGAGAAATGTGCACACATAGAAGCGAAATTCTATGAAGAGGTGCATGAGCTGGAAAGAAAGTACGCAGCCCTGTACTGTCCCCTGTTTGAGAAG AGGAGACTCGTTGTTTCAGGAGCAGAAGAGCCAACAGATGCAGAATCTGAATGGCACAGCGGCGGTGAGGATGACGACAAAGACAAGCTATCA GAAGATGTAAAGAAGAAAATGACAATATCAGACGCACCAAATACAGGAGACCCTAAAGGGATCCCAGACTTCTGGCTCACAATATTTAGGAATGTAGACATGATTAATATATCTTTGCAG GAATACGATGAGCCAATATTAAAGCACTTGCAGGATGTAAAAGTGAAGTTCTCTGAGTCAGGGCAGCCGATG TCCTTCACATTAGAGTTCCACTTTGAACCAAATGAGTATTTTGCTAACCATGTATTGACGAAAACCTACAAGATGAAGTCTGAGCCGGACTCTACCGATCCCTTTTCATTTGAAGGCCCTGAAATTGTTGATTGTGATGG ATGTACTATCGACTGGAAAAAAGGCAAGAATGTTAcagttaaaacaataaaaaagaagcAGAAGCACAAGGGACGTGGCACCGTACGAACTATAACAAAGCAAGTTCCCAATGAGTCTTTCTTCAACTTCTTCACTCCAATCAAAG GACCTGTAGAAGGAGAATTG GATGAAGAGATGGAGAATTCTTTAGCTGCTGACTTTGAGCTCGGACACTTTTTCCGGGAAAGAATAGTTCCTCGAGCTGTTCTGTATTTCACTGGAGAAGCCATTGAGGATGAGGACAGT tTTGAAGAAGCGGAGGAAGGAGAAGAGGAG gaaATGGAAGGGGAAGAAGAATGTGAGGAAGATGATGAAGAGCCAAATGCTGACAAA gtgtaa